The following coding sequences are from one Musa acuminata AAA Group cultivar baxijiao chromosome BXJ1-6, Cavendish_Baxijiao_AAA, whole genome shotgun sequence window:
- the LOC135677461 gene encoding uncharacterized protein LOC135677461 translates to MSSDQRIRFDGPSTTGLPASGEHPLHDETHAERLAVVSERYWQLFNDPGLSPPDDAPAGPLQVSPEAFHDLAHQVRALTSMVQTIVPIVSQRTPPHATRPSQQRETPVRTHAPLPELPVSPRNPTTRPGSREAEDTASRPEPEAPTADSTNALRAQLRLVSQKLDEVQQEVRKSKGELGADGHQGSPFTPEIQEQAIPPHFRLPSLDAYDGAADPADHVAAFRAQMALYGTSDALMCRAFPTTLWGPARAWYSGLKPGTVASFDQLAKDFELNFLAYARPKPSMALLLGLNQKEDKPLSHFVNRFTTQIRGLSDAHPSLLMRAFMTGLWPSRFFWSLVERPPAAVPEMLQRASQFVAARLGWLGNGRITKRSSQSRPDSYNPPPPGGG, encoded by the coding sequence atgtcaagcgatcagcgaATCCGCTTCGACGGACCCTCGACCACTGGGCTCCCCGCCTCGGGGGAACACCCCCTACATGATGAAACCCACGCCGAACGCCTCGCAGTAGTGTCAGAACGCTACTGGCaactgttcaatgacccaggcttgtCGCCTCCCGACGATGCACCCGCCGGCCCGTTGCaagtgtcacccgaggcctttcatgacctcgcccaccaggtcCGAGCCCTGACAAGCATGGTGCAGACTATCGTCCCGATCGTCTCCCAACGGACCCCTCCACATGCGACCCGACCTTCGCAGCAACGGGAGACCCCTGTCCGGACTCACGCACCACTTCCAGAGCTTCCTGTCTCGCCTCGAAACCCCACAACTCGGCCCGGGAGCCGGGAAGCAGAGGACACGGCGAGCCGCCCCGAGCCCGAGGCTCCGACCGCCGACTCGACGAATGCCTTGCGAGCTCagctgcgcctcgtcagtcaaaaactggacgaggtacaacaggaagttcgcaagtcaaaaggagagctcggggcggacggacaccaaggatccccgttcacccccgagatacaagaGCAGGCGATCCCGCcacacttccgcctcccctcgctggacgcgtatgacggcgccgctgacccagcggaccacgtggccgctttccgcgcccagatggcgctgtaCGGGACTTCtgacgctttaatgtgcagggcattcccgacGACTCTGTGGGGGccagcccgcgcgtggtacagcggcctgaagcccGGGACTGTCgcctccttcgatcagctcgccaaggatttcgagcttaacttcttggCCTACGCCCGACCGAAGCCGTCCATGGCgctgctcctcgggctcaaccagaaggaggacaagcccctctcccattttgtgaaccgctttacgACGCAGATCCGCGGAttatcggatgctcacccctctctcttgatgcgggcattcatgacaggcctgtggccctccaggttcttctggtcgctcgtggagCGGCCCCCCGCCGCGGTCCCCGAAATGCTCCAGCGTGCCAGTCAATTCGTCGCCGCCAGACTTGGATGGCTGGGAAACGGGAGGATCACAAAAAGGTCAAGTCAGAGCCGCCCCGACAGCTACAACCCGCCACCTCCTGGCGGAGGATAG